Proteins from a genomic interval of Lathamus discolor isolate bLatDis1 chromosome 11, bLatDis1.hap1, whole genome shotgun sequence:
- the LOC136020324 gene encoding opsin-5-like, producing the protein MGDASNTSVFISTLSEREDLIFGTLYLVFGIMSLFGNSLLLLVAYRKRSMLKPAEFFIVNLAISDLSMTVTLFPLAASSFFAHRWLFNQAVCTLYAFCGVLFGLCSLSSLTVLSTVCCLKVCYPAYGNKFSPCHAGVLLLCIWAYALMFATAPLAEWGSYGPEPYGTACCIMWNASSREATLYILALFIFCYLLPCLLILASYSLILWRVRGSRRAVRQHTSPQRRARSVHSLVVKLSIAVCLGFLAAWTPYAVVALWAVLGDASQVPALAFVLSAVFAKSSTLYNPLVYLLFKPNFHKFLSKDVVLLQAMRTLLCCGCPSAALQPFPSPGFGDHPGACRSCNDTFECFSTYPKCHKPARAPGSSPRCAPLAMLADGAACPPRLKRTVQVMVLVTRRRSGLSAVNVVGEALPSDIMKDLL; encoded by the exons ATGGGAGATGCGTCCAACACCTCAGTGTTCATCTCCACCTTATCGGAGAGAGAAGACCTGATCTTTGGCACGCTCTACTTGGTCTTTG GCATCATGTCCCTCTTTGGGAACTCGCTGCTCCTGCTGGTGGCCTATCGGAAGAGGTCCATGCTGAAGCCTGCTGAGTTCTTCATCGTCAACCTGGCCATCAGCGACCTGAGCATGACAGTGACGCTCTTCCCCTTGGCTGCCTCATCCTTCTTTGCACACAG GTGGCTCTTCAACCAGGCCGTCTGCACCCTCTACGCCTTCTGCGGGGTCCTGTTCGGGCTGTGCAGCCTCAGCAGCCTGACGGTGCTCAGCACGGTTTGCTGCCTGAAGGTCTGTTACCCAGCATACG GCAACAAGTTCTCTCCCTGCCACGCCGGagttctgctgctgtgcatCTGGGCATATGCCCTCATGTTTGCCACAGCCCCCTTGGCCGAGTGGGGCAGCTACGGCCCCGAGCCCTACGGGACAGCCTGCTGCATCATGTGGAACGCCTCGAGCAGAGAGGCCACGCTCTACATCCTCGCCCTCTTCATCTTCTGCTACCTTCTCCCCTGCCTCCTCATCCTCGCCTCCTACTCGCTGATCCTCTGGAGGGTGCGGGGGTCCCGCAGAGCCGTGCGGCAGCACACGTCCCCCCAGCGCAGAGCCCGCAGCGTGCACAGCCTGGTCGTGAAG CTGAGCATCGCCGTGTGCCTGGGGTTCCTGGCTGCCTGGACCCCTTACGCCGTCGTTGCCCTGTGGGCAGTGCTGGGCGATGCCAGCCAAGTGCCAGCGCTTGCCTTCGTGCTGTCGGCCGTCTTTGCCAAATCCTCGACGCTCTACAACCCCCTGGTGTACCTGCTCTTCAAGCCCAACTTCCACAAGTTCCTCTCCAAGGACGTGGTGCTCCTCCAGGCCATGCGAACCCTGCTCTGCTGCGGCTGCCCCAGCGCCGCACTCCAGCCCTTCCCATCGCCGGGCTTCGGGGACCACCCCGGGGCTTGCAGGAGCTGCAACGACACCTTTGAGTGCTTCAGTACCTACCCCAAGTGCCACAAGCCCGCGCGGGCGCCCGGCTCCTCGCCCCGCTGCGCGCCCCTGGCCATGCTGGCCGATGGGGCTGCGTGCCCGCCGCGCCTGAAGAGGACGGTGCAGGTGATGGTGCTTGTCACCAGGAGAAGGTCGGGCCTGAGCGCTGTGAACGTGGTGGGGGAAGCTCTGCCATCGGATATCATGAAAGACCTCCTCTGA